In the Malus domestica chromosome 16, GDT2T_hap1 genome, one interval contains:
- the LOC103403015 gene encoding serine/threonine-protein kinase BLUS1-like isoform X1: MEFLPKKDFPVNPKDYKLYEEVGQGVSATVYRALCIPLNQTVAIKVLDLEKCRNDLDAIRREVQTMILLDHPNLLKAHCSFTAGSSLWIVTPYMASGSCLHIMKSAHPDGFEQPVIATLLYAVLKALAYLHCHGHIHRDVKAGNILVDTKGAVKLADFGVSASLFDTGHRQHTRKTFVGTPCWMAPEVMQQLHGYDFKADIWSFGITALELAHGHAPFSKYPPMKVLLMTLQNAPPGLDYERDKKFSKSFKEIVAACLVKDPKKRPTAEKLLNHRFFKHVHSKELIAGSILNGLSPLGDRFRMLKEKEAEFFAQSESFYGDKDHLSQQEYIRGISAWNFDLDDLKRQAAIIQDDDGITIAENQDWSCKQNGGFGKSAGLTERDPINVHVDSFNCSRSIWKDSGLGEIEEIADLSPSGQGKKSSYFGVDLERIVPSSKTDHSPSVSGDEEGSDHLEHHQKRDGSCSSYETTSDDQGLQGRCSSTIPYSSPKDTPNDFTISSVIGTSASIIPALHYILQKNAMQKEETMRLIEIVDQITGNHTEITEAVTRNKHLQMCTVSARERVLESRVISIRQRIDKLVEELRIQKTKNAELERRLSALADKK, encoded by the exons ATGGAATTTTTACCCAAAAAGGACTTTCCGGTGAACCCAAAAGACTACAAACTGTACGAAGAAGTCGGTCAGGGCGTGAGCGCCACCGTCTACAGAGCTCTCTGCATCCCACTTAATCAAACCGTCGCCATCAAAGTCCTCGACCTTGAGAAATGCAGGAACGACTTG GACGCTATTCGGAGAGAAGTGCAGACCATGATCCTGCTTGACCATCCGAATCTGCTCAAGGCTCACTGCTCTTTCACTGCCGGCAGTAGCCTCTGGATCGTCACGCCTTACATGGCCTCTGGTTCGTGTCTTCACATCATGAAATCTGCCCACCCTGATGGTTTTGAGCAGCCCGTTATTGCTACATTGTTGTATGCGGTTCTCAAAGCCCTTGCTTATCTGCATTGCCATGGACACATTCATAGAGATGTTAAG GCTGGTAATATACTGGTTGATACAAAAGGTGCAGTTAAGTTAGCAGACTTTGGAGTTTCAGCGAGCTTGTTCGACACTGGCCATAGACAACATACAAGAAAAACGTTTGTTGGAACTCCTTGCTG GATGGCTCCGGAAGTTATGCAGCAATTGCATGGATATGACTTTAA AGCAGACATCTGGTCTTTTGGGATAACAGCACTGGAACTTGCTCATGGTCATGCTCCATTTTCCAAGTACccaccaatgaag GTTTTGTTAATGACCTTACAGAATGCTCCTCCTGGCCTTGACTATGAGAGGGACAAGAAATTTTCAAAG TCATTTAAAGAGATAGTAGCTGCCTGCTTAGTTAAGGATCCGAAGAAGCGTCCTACTGCGGAAAAGCTCTTGAATCACCGTTTCTTCAAACATGTGCATTCAAAGGAGCTTATAGCAGGGTCAATTCTTAATGGTCTTTCTCCCCTTGGAGATCGTTTTAGGATGTTGAAG GAAAAAGAGGCTGAGTTCTTTGCACAAAGCGAGTCTTTTTATGGTGACAAAGACCATTTATCACAG CAAGAGTATATACGAGGGATCAGTGCATGGAATTTTGATCTAGATGATTTGAAACGACAGGCTGCTATT ATTCAAGATGATGATGGCATCACCATTGCTGAAAACCAAGACTGGAGCTGCAAACAGAATGGTGGATTTGGTAAATCAGCTGGTCTAACAGAAAG AGATCCCATTAATGTACATGTAGATAGTTTCAATTGTAGTAGATCGATATGGAAAGATTCTGGCCTCGgggaaattgaagaaattgctGATTTATCACCATCAGGACAAGGAAAAAAGAGTAGctattttggagttgatttggaAAGAATAGTACCTTCCTCAAAAACTGATCATTCCCCTTCTGTCAGTGGTGATGAGGAGGGCAG TGATCACTTGGAACATCATCAGAAGAGAGATGGTAGTTGTTCTTCatatg AGACCACATCAGATGACCAAGGGTTGCAAGGGCGATGCAGTAGTACGATCCCATATTCCAGTCCTAAG GACACTCCAAACGACTTTACTATCTCTTCTGTGATTGGTACATCCGCTTCCATTATTCCTGCGCTCCATTATATTTTGCAGAAAAATGCCATGCAAAAG GAAGAAACAATGAGATTGATTGAAATTGTAGATCAAATCACTG GCAATCATACGGAAATCACAGAGGCAGTAACCCGTAATAAGCACCTGCAG ATGTGTACGGTTTCTGCAAGAGAGAGAGTCTTAGAATCCCGTGTGATTAGTATTCGACAAAG AATTGACAAACTTGTCGAAGAGTTGCGGAtacagaaaacaaagaatgccgAG CTGGAGAGGCGATTAAGTGCTTTGGCTGATAAGAAGTAG
- the LOC103403015 gene encoding serine/threonine-protein kinase BLUS1-like isoform X2: protein MEFLPKKDFPVNPKDYKLYEEVGQGVSATVYRALCIPLNQTVAIKVLDLEKCRNDLDAIRREVQTMILLDHPNLLKAHCSFTAGSSLWIVTPYMASGSCLHIMKSAHPDGFEQPVIATLLYAVLKALAYLHCHGHIHRDVKAGNILVDTKGAVKLADFGVSASLFDTGHRQHTRKTFVGTPCWMAPEVMQQLHGYDFKADIWSFGITALELAHGHAPFSKYPPMKVLLMTLQNAPPGLDYERDKKFSKSFKEIVAACLVKDPKKRPTAEKLLNHRFFKHVHSKELIAGSILNGLSPLGDRFRMLKEKEAEFFAQSESFYGDKDHLSQQEYIRGISAWNFDLDDLKRQAAIIQDDDGITIAENQDWSCKQNGGFGKSAGLTESFNCSRSIWKDSGLGEIEEIADLSPSGQGKKSSYFGVDLERIVPSSKTDHSPSVSGDEEGSDHLEHHQKRDGSCSSYETTSDDQGLQGRCSSTIPYSSPKDTPNDFTISSVIGTSASIIPALHYILQKNAMQKEETMRLIEIVDQITGNHTEITEAVTRNKHLQMCTVSARERVLESRVISIRQRIDKLVEELRIQKTKNAELERRLSALADKK from the exons ATGGAATTTTTACCCAAAAAGGACTTTCCGGTGAACCCAAAAGACTACAAACTGTACGAAGAAGTCGGTCAGGGCGTGAGCGCCACCGTCTACAGAGCTCTCTGCATCCCACTTAATCAAACCGTCGCCATCAAAGTCCTCGACCTTGAGAAATGCAGGAACGACTTG GACGCTATTCGGAGAGAAGTGCAGACCATGATCCTGCTTGACCATCCGAATCTGCTCAAGGCTCACTGCTCTTTCACTGCCGGCAGTAGCCTCTGGATCGTCACGCCTTACATGGCCTCTGGTTCGTGTCTTCACATCATGAAATCTGCCCACCCTGATGGTTTTGAGCAGCCCGTTATTGCTACATTGTTGTATGCGGTTCTCAAAGCCCTTGCTTATCTGCATTGCCATGGACACATTCATAGAGATGTTAAG GCTGGTAATATACTGGTTGATACAAAAGGTGCAGTTAAGTTAGCAGACTTTGGAGTTTCAGCGAGCTTGTTCGACACTGGCCATAGACAACATACAAGAAAAACGTTTGTTGGAACTCCTTGCTG GATGGCTCCGGAAGTTATGCAGCAATTGCATGGATATGACTTTAA AGCAGACATCTGGTCTTTTGGGATAACAGCACTGGAACTTGCTCATGGTCATGCTCCATTTTCCAAGTACccaccaatgaag GTTTTGTTAATGACCTTACAGAATGCTCCTCCTGGCCTTGACTATGAGAGGGACAAGAAATTTTCAAAG TCATTTAAAGAGATAGTAGCTGCCTGCTTAGTTAAGGATCCGAAGAAGCGTCCTACTGCGGAAAAGCTCTTGAATCACCGTTTCTTCAAACATGTGCATTCAAAGGAGCTTATAGCAGGGTCAATTCTTAATGGTCTTTCTCCCCTTGGAGATCGTTTTAGGATGTTGAAG GAAAAAGAGGCTGAGTTCTTTGCACAAAGCGAGTCTTTTTATGGTGACAAAGACCATTTATCACAG CAAGAGTATATACGAGGGATCAGTGCATGGAATTTTGATCTAGATGATTTGAAACGACAGGCTGCTATT ATTCAAGATGATGATGGCATCACCATTGCTGAAAACCAAGACTGGAGCTGCAAACAGAATGGTGGATTTGGTAAATCAGCTGGTCTAACAGAAAG TTTCAATTGTAGTAGATCGATATGGAAAGATTCTGGCCTCGgggaaattgaagaaattgctGATTTATCACCATCAGGACAAGGAAAAAAGAGTAGctattttggagttgatttggaAAGAATAGTACCTTCCTCAAAAACTGATCATTCCCCTTCTGTCAGTGGTGATGAGGAGGGCAG TGATCACTTGGAACATCATCAGAAGAGAGATGGTAGTTGTTCTTCatatg AGACCACATCAGATGACCAAGGGTTGCAAGGGCGATGCAGTAGTACGATCCCATATTCCAGTCCTAAG GACACTCCAAACGACTTTACTATCTCTTCTGTGATTGGTACATCCGCTTCCATTATTCCTGCGCTCCATTATATTTTGCAGAAAAATGCCATGCAAAAG GAAGAAACAATGAGATTGATTGAAATTGTAGATCAAATCACTG GCAATCATACGGAAATCACAGAGGCAGTAACCCGTAATAAGCACCTGCAG ATGTGTACGGTTTCTGCAAGAGAGAGAGTCTTAGAATCCCGTGTGATTAGTATTCGACAAAG AATTGACAAACTTGTCGAAGAGTTGCGGAtacagaaaacaaagaatgccgAG CTGGAGAGGCGATTAAGTGCTTTGGCTGATAAGAAGTAG
- the LOC103403015 gene encoding serine/threonine-protein kinase BLUS1-like isoform X4, whose product MEFLPKKDFPVNPKDYKLYEEVGQGVSATVYRALCIPLNQTVAIKVLDLEKCRNDLDAIRREVQTMILLDHPNLLKAHCSFTAGSSLWIVTPYMASGSCLHIMKSAHPDGFEQPVIATLLYAVLKALAYLHCHGHIHRDVKAGNILVDTKGAVKLADFGVSASLFDTGHRQHTRKTFVGTPCWMAPEVMQQLHGYDFKADIWSFGITALELAHGHAPFSKYPPMKVLLMTLQNAPPGLDYERDKKFSKSFKEIVAACLVKDPKKRPTAEKLLNHRFFKHVHSKELIAGSILNGLSPLGDRFRMLKEKEAEFFAQSESFYGDKDHLSQQEYIRGISAWNFDLDDLKRQAAIIQDDDGITIAENQDWSCKQNGGFGKSAGLTERSIWKDSGLGEIEEIADLSPSGQGKKSSYFGVDLERIVPSSKTDHSPSVSGDEEGSDHLEHHQKRDGSCSSYETTSDDQGLQGRCSSTIPYSSPKDTPNDFTISSVIGTSASIIPALHYILQKNAMQKEETMRLIEIVDQITGNHTEITEAVTRNKHLQMCTVSARERVLESRVISIRQRIDKLVEELRIQKTKNAELERRLSALADKK is encoded by the exons ATGGAATTTTTACCCAAAAAGGACTTTCCGGTGAACCCAAAAGACTACAAACTGTACGAAGAAGTCGGTCAGGGCGTGAGCGCCACCGTCTACAGAGCTCTCTGCATCCCACTTAATCAAACCGTCGCCATCAAAGTCCTCGACCTTGAGAAATGCAGGAACGACTTG GACGCTATTCGGAGAGAAGTGCAGACCATGATCCTGCTTGACCATCCGAATCTGCTCAAGGCTCACTGCTCTTTCACTGCCGGCAGTAGCCTCTGGATCGTCACGCCTTACATGGCCTCTGGTTCGTGTCTTCACATCATGAAATCTGCCCACCCTGATGGTTTTGAGCAGCCCGTTATTGCTACATTGTTGTATGCGGTTCTCAAAGCCCTTGCTTATCTGCATTGCCATGGACACATTCATAGAGATGTTAAG GCTGGTAATATACTGGTTGATACAAAAGGTGCAGTTAAGTTAGCAGACTTTGGAGTTTCAGCGAGCTTGTTCGACACTGGCCATAGACAACATACAAGAAAAACGTTTGTTGGAACTCCTTGCTG GATGGCTCCGGAAGTTATGCAGCAATTGCATGGATATGACTTTAA AGCAGACATCTGGTCTTTTGGGATAACAGCACTGGAACTTGCTCATGGTCATGCTCCATTTTCCAAGTACccaccaatgaag GTTTTGTTAATGACCTTACAGAATGCTCCTCCTGGCCTTGACTATGAGAGGGACAAGAAATTTTCAAAG TCATTTAAAGAGATAGTAGCTGCCTGCTTAGTTAAGGATCCGAAGAAGCGTCCTACTGCGGAAAAGCTCTTGAATCACCGTTTCTTCAAACATGTGCATTCAAAGGAGCTTATAGCAGGGTCAATTCTTAATGGTCTTTCTCCCCTTGGAGATCGTTTTAGGATGTTGAAG GAAAAAGAGGCTGAGTTCTTTGCACAAAGCGAGTCTTTTTATGGTGACAAAGACCATTTATCACAG CAAGAGTATATACGAGGGATCAGTGCATGGAATTTTGATCTAGATGATTTGAAACGACAGGCTGCTATT ATTCAAGATGATGATGGCATCACCATTGCTGAAAACCAAGACTGGAGCTGCAAACAGAATGGTGGATTTGGTAAATCAGCTGGTCTAACAGAAAG ATCGATATGGAAAGATTCTGGCCTCGgggaaattgaagaaattgctGATTTATCACCATCAGGACAAGGAAAAAAGAGTAGctattttggagttgatttggaAAGAATAGTACCTTCCTCAAAAACTGATCATTCCCCTTCTGTCAGTGGTGATGAGGAGGGCAG TGATCACTTGGAACATCATCAGAAGAGAGATGGTAGTTGTTCTTCatatg AGACCACATCAGATGACCAAGGGTTGCAAGGGCGATGCAGTAGTACGATCCCATATTCCAGTCCTAAG GACACTCCAAACGACTTTACTATCTCTTCTGTGATTGGTACATCCGCTTCCATTATTCCTGCGCTCCATTATATTTTGCAGAAAAATGCCATGCAAAAG GAAGAAACAATGAGATTGATTGAAATTGTAGATCAAATCACTG GCAATCATACGGAAATCACAGAGGCAGTAACCCGTAATAAGCACCTGCAG ATGTGTACGGTTTCTGCAAGAGAGAGAGTCTTAGAATCCCGTGTGATTAGTATTCGACAAAG AATTGACAAACTTGTCGAAGAGTTGCGGAtacagaaaacaaagaatgccgAG CTGGAGAGGCGATTAAGTGCTTTGGCTGATAAGAAGTAG
- the LOC103403015 gene encoding serine/threonine-protein kinase BLUS1-like isoform X3, translating to MEFLPKKDFPVNPKDYKLYEEVGQGVSATVYRALCIPLNQTVAIKVLDLEKCRNDLDAIRREVQTMILLDHPNLLKAHCSFTAGSSLWIVTPYMASGSCLHIMKSAHPDGFEQPVIATLLYAVLKALAYLHCHGHIHRDVKAGNILVDTKGAVKLADFGVSASLFDTGHRQHTRKTFVGTPCWMAPEVMQQLHGYDFKADIWSFGITALELAHGHAPFSKYPPMKVLLMTLQNAPPGLDYERDKKFSKSFKEIVAACLVKDPKKRPTAEKLLNHRFFKHVHSKELIAGSILNGLSPLGDRFRMLKEKEAEFFAQSESFYGDKDHLSQQEYIRGISAWNFDLDDLKRQAAIIQDDDGITIAENQDWSCKQNGGFGKSAGLTESRSIWKDSGLGEIEEIADLSPSGQGKKSSYFGVDLERIVPSSKTDHSPSVSGDEEGSDHLEHHQKRDGSCSSYETTSDDQGLQGRCSSTIPYSSPKDTPNDFTISSVIGTSASIIPALHYILQKNAMQKEETMRLIEIVDQITGNHTEITEAVTRNKHLQMCTVSARERVLESRVISIRQRIDKLVEELRIQKTKNAELERRLSALADKK from the exons ATGGAATTTTTACCCAAAAAGGACTTTCCGGTGAACCCAAAAGACTACAAACTGTACGAAGAAGTCGGTCAGGGCGTGAGCGCCACCGTCTACAGAGCTCTCTGCATCCCACTTAATCAAACCGTCGCCATCAAAGTCCTCGACCTTGAGAAATGCAGGAACGACTTG GACGCTATTCGGAGAGAAGTGCAGACCATGATCCTGCTTGACCATCCGAATCTGCTCAAGGCTCACTGCTCTTTCACTGCCGGCAGTAGCCTCTGGATCGTCACGCCTTACATGGCCTCTGGTTCGTGTCTTCACATCATGAAATCTGCCCACCCTGATGGTTTTGAGCAGCCCGTTATTGCTACATTGTTGTATGCGGTTCTCAAAGCCCTTGCTTATCTGCATTGCCATGGACACATTCATAGAGATGTTAAG GCTGGTAATATACTGGTTGATACAAAAGGTGCAGTTAAGTTAGCAGACTTTGGAGTTTCAGCGAGCTTGTTCGACACTGGCCATAGACAACATACAAGAAAAACGTTTGTTGGAACTCCTTGCTG GATGGCTCCGGAAGTTATGCAGCAATTGCATGGATATGACTTTAA AGCAGACATCTGGTCTTTTGGGATAACAGCACTGGAACTTGCTCATGGTCATGCTCCATTTTCCAAGTACccaccaatgaag GTTTTGTTAATGACCTTACAGAATGCTCCTCCTGGCCTTGACTATGAGAGGGACAAGAAATTTTCAAAG TCATTTAAAGAGATAGTAGCTGCCTGCTTAGTTAAGGATCCGAAGAAGCGTCCTACTGCGGAAAAGCTCTTGAATCACCGTTTCTTCAAACATGTGCATTCAAAGGAGCTTATAGCAGGGTCAATTCTTAATGGTCTTTCTCCCCTTGGAGATCGTTTTAGGATGTTGAAG GAAAAAGAGGCTGAGTTCTTTGCACAAAGCGAGTCTTTTTATGGTGACAAAGACCATTTATCACAG CAAGAGTATATACGAGGGATCAGTGCATGGAATTTTGATCTAGATGATTTGAAACGACAGGCTGCTATT ATTCAAGATGATGATGGCATCACCATTGCTGAAAACCAAGACTGGAGCTGCAAACAGAATGGTGGATTTGGTAAATCAGCTGGTCTAACAGAAAG TAGATCGATATGGAAAGATTCTGGCCTCGgggaaattgaagaaattgctGATTTATCACCATCAGGACAAGGAAAAAAGAGTAGctattttggagttgatttggaAAGAATAGTACCTTCCTCAAAAACTGATCATTCCCCTTCTGTCAGTGGTGATGAGGAGGGCAG TGATCACTTGGAACATCATCAGAAGAGAGATGGTAGTTGTTCTTCatatg AGACCACATCAGATGACCAAGGGTTGCAAGGGCGATGCAGTAGTACGATCCCATATTCCAGTCCTAAG GACACTCCAAACGACTTTACTATCTCTTCTGTGATTGGTACATCCGCTTCCATTATTCCTGCGCTCCATTATATTTTGCAGAAAAATGCCATGCAAAAG GAAGAAACAATGAGATTGATTGAAATTGTAGATCAAATCACTG GCAATCATACGGAAATCACAGAGGCAGTAACCCGTAATAAGCACCTGCAG ATGTGTACGGTTTCTGCAAGAGAGAGAGTCTTAGAATCCCGTGTGATTAGTATTCGACAAAG AATTGACAAACTTGTCGAAGAGTTGCGGAtacagaaaacaaagaatgccgAG CTGGAGAGGCGATTAAGTGCTTTGGCTGATAAGAAGTAG
- the LOC103403016 gene encoding probable inactive poly [ADP-ribose] polymerase SRO2, which yields MSTDQFEFEDQISMTIDNDEEILDAGSDGGDSNDSVSGRFGVFTRSGMVRVDDESFEHEIIRKSFVLGMDLAGRDTNIVAVHKNLSSDPTRRARFESFKIFTQAVARKCGGNANVKYGWYGGSKEELCDVLVHGFSRCREPAPNEVSYGVGVHMIPAKFTCDGALSSVVDESGLKHILLCRVILGKAEMVAPGSKQSQPSSQEVDTGVDNLVNPRRYVVWSAIMNSHVYPCYLISFKAPSTLPNVVSGVPTMQRSALRPPPTSPWMSFPALLSILSKFLPPTKMQLLVVCHNKFRANKITRPQLIQRVRQIAGDRLLIGVIKSVKRQTDAGANA from the exons ATGTCGACCGATCAGTTTGAATTCGAAGACCAAATCTCGATGACTATTGATAATGACGAAGAAATTCTGGATGCTGGGTCTGATGGGGGCGATTCGAACGACTCAGTTTCGGGTCGGTTTGGGGTTTTCACCCGGAGCGGGATGGTCCGGGTGGACGACGAGAGTTTCGAGCACGAGATCATCAGGAAGAGCTTTGTTTTGGGCATGGATTTGGCCGGGAGGGACACGAATATTGTGGCGGTGCACAAGAACTTGAGCTCCGATCCGACGAGGAGGGCGAGGTTCGAGTCGTTTAAGATTTTCACTCAGGCGGTGGCTCGGAAATGCGGCGGGAACGCCAACGTTAAGTACGGTTGGTACGGCGGATCGAAGGAGGAACTTTGTGATGTTTTGGTCCATGGGTTCAGTCGGTGCAGGGAGCCTGCTCCAAATGAAGTGTCGTACGGTGTCGGTGTTCATATGATTCCTGCCAAATTTACATGTGATGG GGCATTGTCGTCGGTTGTTGATGAAAGTGGGCTGAAGCACATCTTGCTGTGCCGTGTGATATTGGGGAAGGCGGAAATGGTGGCGCCGGGGTCGAAGCAATCACAACCAAGCTCCCAGGAGGTGGACACTGGAGTGGACAATTTGGTCAATCCAAGAAGATATGTTGTTTGGAGTGCTATCATGAACTCTCACGTATACCCTTGCTATTTGATCAGCTTCAAGGCTCCTAGTACTCTCCCAAATG TTGTTTCAGGTGTTCCAACAATGCAGCGGAGTGCTTTGAGACCACCCCCCACGTCTCCATGGATGAGCTTCCCTGCTCTGCTGTCCATTCTCTCAAAGTTCTTGCCTCCGACGAAAATGCAGTTGCTCGTTGTTTGTCACAACAAATTCAGA GCGAACAAGATAACGCGCCCGCAGCTGATACAGAGAGTGAGGCAGATTGCCGGTGACAGGCTGTTGATTGGAGTGATCAAATCTGTCAAGAGGCAGACTGATGCCGGGGCAAATGCATGA